One part of the Vicia villosa cultivar HV-30 ecotype Madison, WI linkage group LG6, Vvil1.0, whole genome shotgun sequence genome encodes these proteins:
- the LOC131610594 gene encoding uncharacterized protein LOC131610594 gives MAYGRLSLLLTKRRFSLYSLNPKTPFLHSHFFSTSQNPNPKPSSLSARLSFVFDQIDAIEKERSQKHETLQRIRAWRDSKNSQNEITEPVSEPITASSSNEEAKVNSEPVELVKKEVELVHPWPEWIQLMERLVHQNYFDHRRKDEDKMVQDLGFDTPEDVHEEGFDFTKDFKSVHAACLNFGKDRFDLLRSLSRQDIQVLVGFGCPNGDRKVVFSGKLLRKLVHLDEGDVCSSCSLRNNCDNAYLLTNKEDEARTIDIMRMLLTFGFDPINGPVTNKPLLKQKSVKAVVRKLLHEVVKLSSVPIDPNLPPPVIKKPPPKVKQPPPTPKRRVGRDDVEMKRGDWLCPKCDFMNFAKNNVCLQCDAKRPKRQLLPGEWECTECNFLNYRRNVVCFHCECKRPPEEFMENKIQDNKYSSGSNFNKTGSRQEVSNAWNFDFDDNESDGAEVAAFEYADSRGINKGFPSDNNDQRVGWEDNFEKNNRVPGSRDEEYVNPGPSRSRTGFDDFDDEDDIDSYELETQTEASSARTEASKNNFSETEDSLDWEDSEDINDKMHAPHKTASGRIERTRSVRKNTSFSRSKDDELDYDSDEQRSILSNFKSSHVFGVEQKRKGRGPTKKLSFGSESDEDGSAGLYSDEDDDLNDAYSSRQNKGIKRDPSRQNRGNRHDSGRRSFTEDRNSGGGYRANTFSDSDDFDDSSRKSYRNERGSQGGNRDRKRFDDFDGSSRKSYGNDRGSHGSNRDRKRFDDFDGSSRKSYGNDRGSQENRKRFDDFDGSSRKSYGNDRGSQGSNRDRKRFDDFDGSSRKSYGNDRGSQGSNRDRKKFDDFDGSPQKSYGNDRGSRGNGRSRQKFDDRERGRGQHNNYSMDERGDGEFRNRRRVIER, from the exons ATGGCGTACGGTCGTTTATCTCTTCTTCTCACCAAACGCCGCTTCTCTCTCTATTCCTTAAACCCTAAAACCCCATTCTTACACTCCCACTTTTTCTCAACTTCCCAAAACCCAAACCCTAAACCTTCCTCCCTATCCGCTCGTCTCAGCTTCGTTTTCGATCAAATCGACGCAATCGAAAAAGAACGTTCTCAGAAACACGAAACGCTTCAACGAATTCGAGCTTGGCGTGATTCCAAAAACTCTCAAAACGAAATTACCGAACCCGTTTCGGAACCAATAACAGCGTCTTCGTCGAATGAAGAGGCGAAAGTGAACAGTGAGCCTGTGGAATTGGTgaagaaagaggtggagttgGTGCATCCGTGGCCGGAGTGGATTCAGTTGATGGAGAGATTGGTGCATCAGAATTATTTTGATCATAGGAGGAAGGATGAGGATAAAATGGTGCAGGATTTAGGGTTTGATACTCCGGAGGATGTACATGAGGAAGGGTTTGATTTTACTAAGGATTTTAAGAGTGTTCATGCTGCGTGTCTCAATTTCGGGAAGGATCGTTTTGATTTGTTGAG GTCCCTTTCGAGGCAGGATATTCAAGTTTTGGTTGGTTTTGGATGTCCCAATGGGGACAGAAAGGTGGTTTTCTCTGGCAAACTTTTAAGGAAGCTTGTCCACCTTGACGAAGGAGAT GTCTGTAGTTCCTGCAGCTTGAGAAACAATTGTGACAACGCATATCTGCTTACAAACAAAGAGGATGAGGCACGAACTATTGATATCATGCGAATGCTACTGACGTTTGGGTTTGATCCTATTAATGGACCAGTCACCAATAAGCCACTTCTGAAGCAGAAGTCTGTCAAAGCAGTGGTTCGTAAGTTGCTTCATGAAGTTGTCAAATTGAGTTCAGTTCCTATTGATCCAAATCTCCCTCCTCCGGTGATAAAAAAACCTCCACCGAAGGTGAAACAACCTCCTCCTACCCCCAAGAGACGTGTTGGACGGGATGATGTTGAGATGAAAAGAGGGGACTGGCTATGTCCTAA GTGTGATTTCATGAATTTTGCAAAGAACAATGTTTGCTTACAGTGTGATGCCAAGCGTCCAAAGAGACAATTGCTTCCAGGAGAATGGGAATGTACCGA GTGCAACTTTTTGAATTACAGGAGGAATGTGGTGTGTTTTCATTGTGAGTGTAAACGCCCACCTGAAGAATTCatggaaaataaaattcaagataaCAAGTACAGTTCCGGATCTAACTTTAATAAGACGGGCAGTCGACAAGAGGTTTCCAATGcctggaattttgactttgatgacAATGAATCAGATGGTGCAGAGGTTGCTGCTTTTGAGTATGCAGATTCTCGTGGTATAAACAAGGGTTTTCCTTCGGATAATAATGATCAGCGTGTGGGGTGGGAAGATAATTTTGAGAAGAATAACAGAGTGCCAGGGTCCCGTGATGAAGAATATGTTAATCCCGGTCCTTCCAGATCTAGAActggttttgatgattttgacgatGAGGATGATATAGATAGTTATGAGCTTGAAACTCAAACTGAAGCTAGTAGTGCAAGAACGGAAGcatcaaaaaataatttttcagaAACAGAAGACTCTTTGGACTGGGAAGATTCTGAAGATATTAATGACAAAATGCATGCTCCTCATAAAACTGCTTCAGGAAGAATTGAAAGAACCCGATCTGTTCGCAAGAATACATCTTTCTCTCGATCCAAGGATGATGAGCTTGATTATGATTCTGATGAACAGCGGTCTATTCTTTCCAATTTCAAATCTAGCCATGTTTTTGGTGTTGAACAGAAAAGGAAAGGCAGAGGCCCAACCAAGAAATTAAGCTTTGGTTCTGAATCTGACGAGGATGGTAGTGCTGGCTTATACTCTGATGAGGATGATGACTTAAATGATGCTTATTCATCCAGACAAAATAAAGGTATAAAACGTGATCCATCCAGGCAAAATAGAGGAAATAGACATGATTCTGGGAGAAGGAGCTTTACTGAAGACAGGAATTCTGGCGGTGGTTACAGAGCGAACACGTTCAGTGATAGTGATGATTTTGATGATTCATCCAGAAAGTCTTACCGAAATGAAAGAGGGTCTCAGGGTGGTAACCGTGATCGGAAGagatttgatgattttgatggaTCTTCCCGGAAATCTTATGGTAATGATAGAGGGTCTCATGGAAGTAACCGTGATCGAAAGAGATTTGACGATTTTGATGGATCATCCCGGAAGTCTTATGGTAATGACAGAGGGTCTCAGGAAAATAGGAAGAGATTCGATGATTTTGATGGATCATCTCGAAAATCTTATGGTAATGACAGAGGGTCTCAAGGAAGTAACCGTGATCGGAAGagatttgatgattttgatggaTCTTCCCGGAAATCTTATGGTAATGACAGAGGGTCTCAGGGAAGTAACCGTGATAGGAAgaaatttgatgattttgatggaTCACCCCAGAAATCCTATGGGAATGATAGAGGGTCCCGAGGAAATGGCCGGAGCAGGCAGAAATTTGATGACAGGGAGCGTGGCAGAGGACAGCATAATAATTACAGTATGGATGAAAGGGGTGATGGTGAGTTTAGGAACCGAAGGCGTGTGATTGAAAGATAG